The proteins below are encoded in one region of Maribacter aestuarii:
- a CDS encoding phytoene desaturase family protein has product MDKTVIVIGSGFSSLSASCYLAKAGFDVTIYEKNSTVGGRAAQFKKDGFTFDMGPSWYWMPDIFDKFFSDFGKQTKDFYELDKLSPAYKIFFSDDVITIGDSMDKICMEFERVEKGSSKLLRKFIREAQENYDIAINKIVLRPGLSPFELVTKETILKVDQFFKTISSQVRKKFKNPKLVSTLEFPVLFLGAKPDNTPSFYNFMNFADFGLGTWHPKGGMYEVIKAMESLAKELGVQINTDQNVENILVQNGKAVGVKCNGIQVDADIVLSGADYHHSEQLLEEGSRQYSKSYWENKTFAPSSLLFYTGFDKKLKNIEHHNLFFDTDFEQHAQEIYDEPQWPTDPLFYANFPSVTDETMAPKDCETGFFLIPLAPGLEDTPVLRKQYFDLIMKRFELRTEQEVTNNIIFNESFCVNDFIERYNSYKGNAYGMANTLSQTAFLRPNLKSKKVKNLFFTGQLTVPGPGVPPSLISGKLVSELIVKDN; this is encoded by the coding sequence ATGGATAAAACGGTCATCGTTATCGGTTCTGGTTTTTCGTCGCTTTCAGCTTCATGTTATTTAGCAAAAGCTGGGTTTGACGTAACCATCTACGAAAAGAATTCGACAGTTGGTGGTAGAGCGGCCCAGTTTAAGAAAGATGGTTTTACATTTGATATGGGTCCGAGTTGGTACTGGATGCCGGATATCTTTGACAAGTTTTTCTCAGATTTCGGAAAACAAACCAAAGATTTCTATGAATTGGATAAACTAAGTCCCGCTTATAAAATTTTCTTTTCTGACGACGTTATAACAATAGGCGATTCCATGGACAAGATTTGTATGGAATTTGAACGTGTTGAAAAGGGTAGTTCCAAGTTGCTACGAAAGTTTATTAGGGAAGCTCAAGAAAATTATGATATCGCCATTAATAAAATAGTACTTAGACCAGGTCTTTCCCCATTTGAATTGGTTACCAAAGAAACCATTCTTAAAGTGGATCAGTTTTTTAAGACCATTAGTTCTCAGGTAAGGAAAAAGTTCAAGAATCCTAAACTTGTTTCCACTTTGGAATTTCCTGTTTTGTTCCTAGGGGCAAAACCAGATAATACTCCATCTTTTTATAATTTTATGAATTTTGCCGATTTTGGTTTAGGTACGTGGCATCCCAAAGGAGGTATGTACGAGGTAATAAAAGCGATGGAAAGTTTGGCTAAGGAACTTGGGGTACAAATCAATACAGACCAAAATGTTGAAAATATTCTGGTTCAAAACGGCAAGGCTGTCGGCGTTAAATGTAACGGGATTCAAGTAGATGCTGACATTGTGCTCAGTGGGGCAGATTACCATCACTCCGAACAACTTTTAGAAGAAGGCTCAAGGCAATACTCTAAAAGTTACTGGGAGAATAAAACTTTTGCCCCTTCATCACTACTGTTTTATACAGGATTTGATAAAAAACTCAAAAATATTGAGCATCACAACCTGTTCTTTGATACAGATTTTGAGCAACATGCCCAAGAAATTTATGACGAACCCCAATGGCCTACTGACCCATTGTTTTATGCTAATTTCCCATCCGTAACGGATGAAACAATGGCACCAAAGGACTGCGAAACTGGATTTTTTCTTATTCCACTTGCCCCTGGTTTAGAGGATACACCAGTACTCAGAAAGCAGTATTTTGATTTAATCATGAAAAGATTTGAATTAAGAACTGAGCAAGAAGTCACAAATAATATTATATTCAATGAATCGTTCTGTGTGAACGATTTTATAGAACGGTACAACTCTTACAAGGGAAATGCTTATGGCATGGCCAATACGCTTTCGCAGACAGCCTTTCTACGACCAAATTTGAAGAGTAAAAAAGTGAAAAATCTCTTTTTTACTGGACAACTTACGGTTCCTGGGCCAGGAGTTCCACCTTCTTTAATTTCTGGTAAACTTGTATCAGAATTAATTGTAAAAGATAACTAG
- a CDS encoding MerR family transcriptional regulator, translating into MNNVKKHFSIRDLENLSGIKAHTIRIWEKRYGLLKPERTDTNIRTYGLSSLQKLLNVTLLYHNGYKISKIAKIPEQNIPIVVREIIAKKSFKNHAINSFKLAMVNFDQTIFFETYNNLISEGSFREVFKNTFIPLLNEIGLLWQTDTISPAHEHFITNLIKQKILLNTEKLQHTKPTKTDKVFVAFLPENEIHEIGLLYLNYEIVLRGYKCINLGQTIPMENLTDVMNYFDNIYFISYFTVVPEKDRIKKYISDFEKLVSEYDNPNFWILGRQVQHLDVAELPPFVRTFTSIDDVVSKL; encoded by the coding sequence ATGAACAATGTAAAAAAGCATTTTAGTATCCGTGATCTTGAAAATCTTTCAGGAATCAAGGCTCATACCATTCGAATATGGGAAAAAAGATATGGTCTTTTAAAACCAGAACGAACGGACACCAACATTAGAACGTACGGTTTAAGCAGTCTACAAAAATTATTGAACGTAACCCTTTTATACCATAATGGGTACAAAATCTCTAAAATTGCCAAGATACCCGAGCAGAATATCCCAATTGTGGTGAGGGAGATAATTGCGAAAAAGAGTTTTAAGAATCATGCCATAAACTCCTTTAAACTTGCGATGGTCAATTTTGACCAGACCATTTTTTTTGAAACCTATAATAACTTAATTAGTGAAGGTTCTTTCCGGGAGGTTTTCAAGAATACCTTTATTCCTTTATTAAACGAAATTGGACTACTCTGGCAAACAGATACCATTAGTCCTGCTCACGAGCACTTTATCACCAATCTCATAAAACAAAAAATATTGCTGAACACGGAAAAACTTCAGCATACGAAACCAACCAAAACGGATAAGGTCTTTGTTGCGTTCTTGCCTGAAAATGAAATTCATGAAATTGGATTACTGTATTTAAATTATGAGATTGTTTTAAGGGGTTATAAGTGTATTAATCTGGGGCAAACCATTCCCATGGAAAACTTAACGGATGTTATGAATTATTTTGATAACATTTACTTCATCTCCTATTTCACGGTAGTTCCGGAAAAGGATAGAATTAAAAAATATATAAGCGATTTTGAAAAACTTGTCTCTGAGTATGACAATCCAAATTTCTGGATTCTAGGTAGGCAGGTACAGCATTTAGATGTCGCAGAGCTACCACCTTTCGTAAGGACATTTACTTCTATTGATGATGTTGTTAGCAAACTCTAA
- a CDS encoding AraC family transcriptional regulator — translation MKVYPFEIPKPVAENLTVQQDKEYVFFDKLHQHKEIQISLLVKGSGKLIIGDSVHGYEQGDIIVVGSKIPHLFQSAVSKEQSHMISLFFTRDSFGADFFKISDVQQLSGFFIKSDQGFKIIAPSNNLKELIRQMPNMDKFDRFVHFLLILKKIEESEVEILTGFRHPKALKSNEGERLQSVLEYVMHHFNEDIRLETISKLAYMTPNGFCRFFKQRTNKTFFQFLIELRIEHVCQLLNSNKDITIAEASEKAGFKSISNFNRKFKKLKGMTPSGYMSKWKVRTT, via the coding sequence ATGAAGGTTTATCCTTTTGAAATACCAAAACCAGTAGCCGAAAACCTAACGGTTCAACAGGACAAAGAATATGTGTTTTTTGACAAGCTGCACCAGCACAAAGAAATTCAGATTAGCTTACTGGTCAAAGGCTCAGGTAAATTAATCATAGGAGATAGTGTGCACGGCTATGAACAAGGCGATATTATAGTGGTGGGAAGTAAAATTCCGCACCTTTTCCAAAGTGCTGTTTCCAAGGAACAATCGCACATGATATCACTATTCTTTACCAGAGATTCATTTGGTGCCGACTTTTTTAAGATTTCCGATGTCCAACAATTATCAGGTTTTTTTATTAAATCCGATCAAGGTTTCAAAATTATTGCTCCATCGAATAACTTAAAAGAATTGATACGCCAAATGCCCAATATGGATAAGTTTGACCGATTTGTTCATTTCTTACTTATTCTGAAGAAAATAGAGGAATCTGAAGTAGAAATTTTAACAGGTTTTAGACATCCAAAAGCACTAAAGTCCAACGAAGGAGAACGCTTACAATCAGTCTTGGAATATGTCATGCATCATTTTAACGAAGATATTAGGTTAGAAACCATATCAAAACTGGCCTACATGACGCCTAACGGATTCTGTAGGTTTTTTAAACAAAGAACCAACAAAACATTTTTTCAATTTTTAATAGAACTTAGAATAGAACACGTGTGCCAACTTTTAAATTCTAACAAGGATATTACCATAGCGGAAGCTTCCGAAAAGGCTGGATTTAAATCGATATCAAATTTTAATAGAAAATTTAAGAAACTAAAGGGAATGACTCCTAGTGGGTACATGTCCAAATGGAAAGTGAGAACAACATGA
- a CDS encoding dihydrodipicolinate synthase family protein, which translates to MSIQWKGVMPAVTTKFTAEDTLDLQMFKVNIEAQLKAGVSGIILGGTLGEASTLTYEEKKTLIKETVKIVQEAVPVIINIAEQTTKGAIHAAEVAEECGAMGLMMLPPMRYKANDYETVTYFKEVATSTSLPIMIYNNPVDYGIEVTLDMFEELLKCENIRAVKESTRDISNVTRIKSRFGDRLKVLTGVDTLGLESILMGADGWVAGLVCAFPAETCAIYELAKAGRIKEALEIYRWFLPLLELDINPQLVQNIKMAEVATGIGTERVRAPRLPLIGDERRRVEKIIAKGMATRPVLPEYKNLNSVNI; encoded by the coding sequence ATGAGTATACAATGGAAAGGGGTAATGCCTGCCGTTACCACAAAATTTACCGCAGAAGACACGTTGGACTTGCAAATGTTCAAAGTTAATATTGAAGCACAACTCAAGGCCGGAGTGTCTGGAATTATACTTGGGGGAACACTGGGTGAAGCCAGCACATTAACTTACGAGGAAAAGAAAACGCTTATAAAGGAAACCGTCAAAATTGTACAGGAAGCGGTGCCGGTTATTATAAATATTGCAGAGCAGACGACAAAGGGCGCCATACATGCTGCCGAAGTTGCCGAGGAATGCGGGGCAATGGGGCTAATGATGTTGCCTCCAATGCGATACAAGGCCAATGATTATGAAACGGTGACTTATTTTAAGGAGGTGGCCACTAGTACAAGCTTGCCCATCATGATTTATAACAACCCTGTGGATTATGGTATTGAAGTAACCTTAGATATGTTCGAGGAACTTCTAAAGTGCGAAAACATTAGAGCTGTTAAAGAGTCCACCAGGGATATCTCCAATGTGACCAGAATTAAATCAAGATTTGGGGATAGGCTAAAAGTCTTGACCGGAGTGGACACCTTGGGATTAGAAAGTATTCTGATGGGTGCCGATGGTTGGGTTGCCGGTTTGGTATGTGCCTTTCCAGCGGAGACTTGCGCTATCTACGAATTGGCCAAGGCAGGCAGGATTAAAGAGGCGTTGGAAATTTATCGATGGTTTCTACCTTTATTGGAATTGGATATTAATCCACAACTCGTACAAAATATAAAGATGGCGGAAGTTGCCACGGGCATCGGAACCGAAAGGGTGAGGGCACCACGTTTACCATTGATAGGCGATGAAAGGCGTCGTGTGGAGAAAATTATCGCTAAGGGAATGGCAACAAGACCAGTTTTACCGGAATACAAGAACTTGAATTCGGTGAACATCTAA
- a CDS encoding aldehyde dehydrogenase (NADP(+)), with translation MNISGENYIGYKNSAQNSETFTTFNPQLNIPNSWSFHEASEEEIDEACSLAEMAFPIYKQMPGAKKAEFLRTIADEIEGLGDELISVYTQESGLPEGRAIGERGRTMDQLRAFASLLEEGSWVEAIIDSAQPNREPQPKVDIRKMLFPLGPIAVFGSSNFPLAFSTAGGDTASALAAGCPVIVKSHPMHAGTGELVASAIITAAEKTGMPNGIFSNLNSSGIEVGQQLVLNPKIKGVGFTGSIKGGMALYNLAGEREEPIPIFAEMGSVNPVVVLPSALLENGENWAKQYASSIMLGAGQFCTNPGLILAIKSTSLDSFITDLGKEIGELESSCMLHPNIHENYEKEKQKLSNQGGVNVVAENEKSVSPNYARQKVLTVNGSNFLKNNKLQREVFGPFSIVVRCEDANQLEQVISKLDGQLTGTILGTSSELEKYSKIVQAIQSKVGRMLFNGVPTGVEVCPSMQHGGPFPASTDSRFTSVGTSAIKRWVRPVTYQNWPEHLLPMELKDDNPLEIMRIVDGEHTNRKI, from the coding sequence ATGAACATCTCAGGTGAAAATTATATCGGCTATAAGAATTCGGCCCAGAACAGTGAGACATTTACAACCTTCAATCCACAGCTAAATATACCCAACTCTTGGTCATTTCATGAGGCAAGCGAAGAGGAGATTGATGAGGCATGTAGTTTGGCAGAGATGGCGTTTCCGATATACAAACAGATGCCCGGGGCAAAAAAGGCCGAATTTCTGCGAACTATTGCAGATGAAATAGAGGGTCTGGGGGACGAACTCATATCGGTTTACACCCAAGAGTCCGGATTGCCAGAGGGAAGGGCAATTGGCGAAAGAGGTCGAACCATGGATCAGTTAAGGGCCTTTGCGTCGCTTTTAGAAGAAGGGTCTTGGGTAGAAGCTATCATTGACTCCGCACAACCCAACAGGGAGCCACAACCAAAAGTTGATATTCGTAAAATGCTATTTCCTCTGGGACCGATTGCCGTCTTCGGTTCCAGTAATTTTCCCTTGGCCTTTTCTACCGCGGGCGGCGATACCGCAAGTGCTTTGGCGGCTGGTTGTCCGGTAATTGTTAAGAGTCACCCCATGCATGCCGGCACTGGCGAACTGGTAGCTTCTGCGATTATTACGGCTGCCGAAAAGACAGGAATGCCCAATGGAATTTTTTCCAACTTGAACAGTAGCGGTATTGAGGTAGGGCAGCAATTGGTGTTGAATCCAAAAATTAAGGGCGTTGGTTTTACCGGCAGTATAAAAGGAGGTATGGCATTGTACAACCTAGCTGGCGAGCGAGAGGAACCTATTCCCATTTTTGCAGAGATGGGGAGTGTTAATCCAGTTGTGGTCCTTCCTTCCGCGTTATTGGAAAACGGGGAAAATTGGGCAAAGCAGTATGCCTCATCCATCATGCTTGGCGCTGGTCAGTTCTGTACGAATCCAGGACTTATTTTAGCCATAAAAAGTACTTCGTTGGATAGCTTCATAACGGACTTGGGAAAAGAAATTGGAGAATTGGAATCAAGCTGCATGCTACATCCGAACATCCATGAAAATTATGAAAAGGAAAAACAGAAACTTTCGAACCAAGGCGGGGTGAATGTGGTAGCGGAAAATGAAAAAAGTGTTTCTCCAAATTATGCGCGACAAAAAGTCTTGACGGTAAACGGAAGTAATTTTTTAAAGAACAACAAATTACAAAGAGAAGTTTTTGGTCCCTTTTCCATCGTAGTAAGGTGCGAGGATGCCAACCAGTTGGAGCAAGTGATATCAAAGCTGGATGGTCAGCTGACCGGTACTATTTTAGGAACTTCCTCGGAGCTGGAAAAATATTCAAAAATTGTCCAAGCCATACAAAGTAAGGTGGGTCGTATGCTGTTCAATGGTGTGCCCACGGGAGTTGAAGTCTGCCCGTCTATGCAACATGGCGGTCCTTTCCCTGCATCTACGGATAGTAGGTTCACCTCCGTAGGTACATCGGCCATTAAGCGCTGGGTGCGGCCTGTTACCTATCAAAATTGGCCGGAACATTTATTGCCCATGGAGCTTAAGGATGATAATCCGTTGGAAATTATGCGTATTGTGGACGGAGAACATACCAATCGTAAAATATAA
- a CDS encoding DUF885 domain-containing protein, with product MAEFIKKKHLLLLLLCTFYVSYTIAQNPASEKLETIISNVENFKLFDYEESPLGRYVADFEKQDAEFAKKQLTALAQLEIENLSETERISVELLRFTLQNRVDEYDYKTYLNPIQADQGFHLNLNYRVKPILTYDDAKRYLNTLNAIPQYVDEHLVLLREGLKQGLSQPKIIFNGYESTYDTHIVEDITQSGFWEPFKDLPTVLTQHQKDSVLSAAKRAITTSVVPSFKKIKEFFEEEYIPNTRDALGVSETPNGKEFYQNRINYYTTTTEYTADDIHQIGLREVARIKAEMEDIIKRVDFKGSFKEFLTFLRTDAQFYAKTGDELLMHARDIAKRIDAELPKFFSTLPRRPYGVIKVPDAIAPKYTGGRYSGPSSDTEPGFYLVNTYKLESRPLYTLPSLTAHEAVPGHHLQGSLNKELGNSIPDFRKRMYLSAYGEGWALYTEFLGNDMGIYTTPYEEFGKLTYEMWRACRLVVDTSIHAKGWTREQVVDYMLANTALSKHEIGTETDRYIAWPGQAISYKMGEIKIREMRKKAEKELGSKFDIRKFHEVILEQGTVTLPILERRIDNYILATK from the coding sequence ATGGCAGAATTCATCAAAAAGAAACACTTACTACTGTTACTTCTTTGCACCTTCTATGTAAGCTATACCATTGCTCAAAATCCCGCTTCCGAAAAATTAGAAACAATCATTAGTAATGTAGAAAACTTTAAACTTTTTGATTATGAAGAATCTCCTCTTGGCAGGTATGTAGCTGATTTTGAGAAACAGGATGCTGAATTTGCCAAAAAGCAATTAACTGCATTAGCGCAACTAGAAATTGAAAACCTTTCGGAAACAGAGCGGATTTCTGTTGAACTGCTGCGTTTTACGTTACAGAATAGAGTGGATGAGTATGACTATAAAACGTACTTAAATCCAATACAGGCGGATCAAGGATTTCACTTGAATTTAAATTATAGGGTGAAACCCATTTTGACCTATGACGATGCTAAACGCTATTTAAATACGCTTAATGCCATTCCACAATATGTTGATGAGCATTTGGTATTGTTAAGGGAAGGTCTAAAACAAGGACTTTCCCAGCCCAAGATTATTTTTAATGGATACGAGAGTACGTATGACACCCATATCGTTGAGGATATTACCCAAAGTGGTTTTTGGGAACCGTTTAAGGATTTACCAACGGTATTGACGCAGCATCAGAAAGATTCGGTTCTTTCCGCCGCTAAACGAGCCATTACGACAAGTGTTGTACCATCATTCAAAAAAATCAAAGAATTCTTCGAAGAAGAATATATCCCGAATACGAGAGATGCACTTGGAGTGTCGGAAACCCCAAATGGTAAAGAATTCTATCAAAATCGTATAAATTACTATACCACCACAACGGAGTACACGGCAGATGATATCCACCAAATAGGATTACGGGAAGTAGCACGGATAAAAGCTGAGATGGAAGACATTATTAAACGTGTAGATTTCAAGGGAAGTTTTAAGGAATTTTTGACCTTCTTACGAACAGATGCCCAATTTTATGCCAAAACGGGCGATGAATTATTGATGCACGCTAGGGACATTGCCAAACGAATCGATGCCGAACTACCAAAATTTTTCAGCACTTTACCTAGAAGACCATATGGAGTTATCAAAGTGCCGGATGCCATTGCACCTAAATATACCGGGGGTCGTTATTCAGGTCCTTCTTCGGATACGGAACCTGGTTTTTATTTGGTCAATACGTATAAATTGGAAAGTAGGCCCTTGTACACTTTACCTTCTCTTACTGCCCACGAGGCGGTACCGGGACATCATTTGCAAGGAAGCTTAAACAAGGAGTTGGGTAATAGTATTCCCGATTTTAGAAAGAGGATGTACCTCTCCGCTTATGGGGAAGGTTGGGCGTTGTACACGGAGTTTTTGGGAAATGACATGGGCATCTATACCACGCCCTATGAGGAATTTGGGAAACTTACCTATGAAATGTGGCGTGCATGCCGCTTGGTGGTGGATACCAGTATCCACGCAAAAGGTTGGACCAGGGAGCAGGTTGTGGATTATATGTTGGCCAATACAGCCCTTTCTAAGCATGAAATAGGTACGGAAACCGATAGATATATTGCTTGGCCGGGACAGGCTATCTCCTATAAAATGGGCGAAATAAAAATTAGGGAAATGCGTAAGAAAGCGGAAAAGGAATTGGGAAGTAAGTTTGATATTCGGAAATTCCATGAAGTTATTTTGGAACAGGGCACAGTAACGCTTCCCATTTTAGAAAGAAGGATTGATAATTATATTTTGGCCACAAAATAG
- a CDS encoding 4-hydroxyproline epimerase has product MSKSTFVCIDAHTCGNPVRVVKSGGPELRGATMSEKRQHFLREYDWIRKGLMFEPRGHDMMSGSIFYPPTNAENDFGILFIETSGCLPMCGHGTIGAITIGLEEGLIKPKTQGKILMETPAGLVQIEYQQSDKKVDWVKLTNVKSYLAATELTINCSALGELIFDVSYGGNFYAIIDEQKNFSGIQDFSASKLIQFSQEIREKINQKYADKFIHPEDDTIRNVSHVLWSGKTIAPEATARNAVFYGDKAIDRSPCGTGTSARMAQWFAKGKLELGVDFIHESIIGSQFTGKVEAEAKIGVIPAIIPSIKGWAKIYGHNTITIDDDDPYAHGFQVI; this is encoded by the coding sequence ATGTCCAAAAGCACTTTTGTTTGTATTGACGCGCATACCTGTGGTAATCCGGTAAGGGTAGTTAAAAGCGGAGGTCCAGAACTTCGGGGCGCTACTATGAGTGAAAAGAGGCAGCATTTTTTAAGGGAATACGATTGGATCCGCAAAGGATTAATGTTCGAACCACGAGGACATGACATGATGAGCGGTAGTATATTCTATCCGCCAACCAACGCCGAAAATGATTTTGGAATTCTCTTTATTGAGACCAGTGGATGCCTTCCCATGTGCGGGCATGGTACCATAGGGGCAATTACCATTGGTTTGGAAGAAGGTCTGATAAAGCCTAAAACACAGGGTAAAATCCTTATGGAAACCCCGGCTGGCTTGGTCCAAATTGAATATCAACAATCGGATAAGAAAGTAGACTGGGTAAAGTTGACCAATGTGAAATCTTATCTTGCCGCCACCGAACTGACAATCAATTGTTCTGCTTTGGGAGAACTAATTTTCGATGTATCCTACGGCGGTAATTTTTACGCCATTATAGATGAACAAAAGAATTTCTCTGGAATACAGGATTTCTCAGCAAGCAAATTAATTCAGTTCAGTCAAGAAATCCGAGAGAAAATCAATCAGAAATATGCCGATAAATTTATACATCCGGAAGATGATACCATTAGAAATGTAAGTCATGTCTTATGGTCGGGGAAAACCATTGCCCCAGAGGCTACGGCAAGAAACGCTGTCTTCTATGGCGACAAGGCTATTGACCGTTCTCCCTGTGGTACGGGCACCTCGGCGCGAATGGCACAATGGTTTGCCAAGGGAAAGCTGGAGCTGGGCGTAGATTTTATCCACGAGAGTATAATAGGCTCTCAATTTACAGGAAAGGTCGAAGCCGAAGCTAAAATAGGTGTTATCCCGGCAATTATTCCAAGTATAAAGGGATGGGCCAAAATTTACGGGCATAATACCATAACTATTGATGACGATGACCCTTATGCCCATGGGTTTCAAGTAATTTGA
- a CDS encoding NAD(P)/FAD-dependent oxidoreductase: protein MSKNILIIGGGIVGLSTAYFLCKEGHQVTVVDKSDITSGASFVNAGYITPSHIIPLASPGMIRIGLKMMFNSASPFYMKPRLDWDFLKWSWYFHKSSTAEKVERAIPVIKDINIISRELYSDIKNSGDLGEFQLERKGLLMLYKTDASYEHEAEVAKKASFLGLEVKELNKIELDEIEPNIKIDAKGAIHYECDGHTTPTEFMPKMMNYLKSAGVSIRLNEEVLDLKTSDGKISEIKSNKQVYTPDEVVLAAGSWSGKLAKKLDLKLPLQAGKGYRINVARETGISIPAILMEAKMAVTPMKGFTRFAGTMEFSGINTKIRKERVHAIANGARRFYPELEIRQEEIDQAQTGMRPVSPDGLPYIGKSDTYNNLIIATGHAMMGWSLGPATGKLVSEIIDGKKTSMSIDAFLPSRKFT from the coding sequence ATGAGCAAGAATATTCTAATAATTGGAGGTGGTATTGTAGGGTTGAGTACGGCCTATTTCCTTTGTAAGGAAGGCCATCAGGTTACGGTAGTAGATAAGTCCGACATTACTTCTGGTGCTTCCTTTGTAAATGCAGGTTATATTACGCCAAGCCATATCATTCCCCTAGCATCACCCGGAATGATACGTATCGGACTTAAAATGATGTTCAATTCTGCCAGTCCTTTTTATATGAAACCCCGATTGGATTGGGATTTTCTTAAATGGTCATGGTATTTTCATAAATCCTCTACGGCAGAGAAAGTAGAACGTGCGATACCTGTTATAAAGGACATCAATATAATAAGCAGGGAGTTATATTCAGATATTAAGAATTCTGGAGATTTAGGGGAATTTCAACTGGAAAGGAAGGGGCTTTTAATGCTATATAAGACCGATGCTTCCTACGAGCATGAGGCTGAAGTTGCGAAAAAGGCAAGTTTTCTCGGATTGGAAGTAAAGGAATTGAATAAAATTGAACTGGACGAAATTGAACCGAATATAAAAATTGATGCTAAAGGAGCAATTCACTATGAATGTGATGGTCATACCACGCCCACCGAGTTCATGCCAAAAATGATGAATTATTTAAAGAGTGCCGGGGTATCCATTAGGCTAAATGAAGAGGTGTTGGATCTGAAGACATCCGACGGAAAAATTAGTGAAATAAAGAGCAATAAACAGGTGTACACCCCTGATGAAGTTGTTTTGGCAGCAGGCTCTTGGAGTGGTAAATTGGCAAAAAAATTAGATTTGAAGTTGCCCTTACAAGCTGGAAAGGGCTATCGAATAAACGTGGCTAGGGAAACCGGAATCTCAATCCCCGCCATCTTGATGGAAGCCAAAATGGCGGTTACGCCTATGAAAGGTTTTACCCGTTTTGCAGGTACTATGGAGTTTTCCGGTATCAATACGAAAATAAGAAAGGAAAGGGTGCATGCCATTGCCAATGGTGCAAGAAGGTTCTATCCAGAACTTGAGATTCGTCAAGAAGAAATTGATCAGGCACAAACAGGTATGCGCCCAGTCTCTCCGGACGGACTTCCATATATTGGAAAATCAGATACTTATAATAACCTTATCATAGCTACGGGACACGCCATGATGGGTTGGAGTCTGGGTCCGGCAACCGGAAAATTAGTTTCGGAAATCATAGACGGGAAAAAAACATCCATGTCCATAGATGCCTTCTTACCAAGCAGAAAGTTTACTTAA